Within Paenibacillus sp. RUD330, the genomic segment CGGATCTTTTTTTATCCACAAGGGGACAATGACGGTCGAAAAAGCCTTTGTGGATCCTATGTTCAGGGTTGGAAGCCAATTATTGAAGTTATCCCTACAACCCTGTGGATATTGTGGATATCAAATTGTGCATATGTGCATAGATCCGGGGATAACTTTTTTTGCGCGTCCTGCATCCCCGCTTTACAAACAAGTAAGGATGACCGGTCCCTGCTCGGTTATGGCAACCGTATGCTCGTATTGCGCCGACCAGGAACGGTCGCTCGTGCGGGCCGTCCAGCCGTCATGGGCAATCCAGACTTCCGGCCCGCCTGCCGTCAGGATCGGCTCGACGGTCAGTACCATGCCGGGCTGCAGAACCGCTCCGCTGCCGCCTCTGCTGACATGGTTCACCTCCGGCGGCTCGTGGATGGAGCGTCCGATTCCATGCCCCGCGAAGCTGGACACGACGGAATGCCCCGTCTCCTTCGCCGACTGGACGACCGCGGCGCCGATGTCGCCGATCCGGCGTCCGACCCGGCATTGGCCGATCCCCTTCAGCATCGCCTGCCGGGCGCCCGCCATCAGCGACTGCACGGCGGAATCCCCCTTTCCGATCGCATAGGTCCAAGCCGAGTCGGCCTTCCAGCCGTCCACATCCGCAACCATGTCGATCGTCACGATATCCCCCTCCTGAAGCGGCACCGCATCCGGGAATCCGTGACAGACGACCTCGCCGACCGACGCGCAGGTCGCATAAGGATATCCCCTGTATCCCTTCTGAGCCGGGTAAGCCCCGTGCTCCGCCATCAGCCGCTCTACAAAGCGGTCGATCTCAAGCGTCGTGACGCCGGGCGCGATCCGCTTCGCGATCGCATCGTGGCATAACGCGACGACCCGTCC encodes:
- the map gene encoding type I methionyl aminopeptidase, whose protein sequence is MAEWKSEEEIGRIRRAGRVVALCHDAIAKRIAPGVTTLEIDRFVERLMAEHGAYPAQKGYRGYPYATCASVGEVVCHGFPDAVPLQEGDIVTIDMVADVDGWKADSAWTYAIGKGDSAVQSLMAGARQAMLKGIGQCRVGRRIGDIGAAVVQSAKETGHSVVSSFAGHGIGRSIHEPPEVNHVSRGGSGAVLQPGMVLTVEPILTAGGPEVWIAHDGWTARTSDRSWSAQYEHTVAITEQGPVILTCL